From a region of the Poseidonibacter antarcticus genome:
- a CDS encoding DarT ssDNA thymidine ADP-ribosyltransferase family protein, translated as MSIRETLSNYGINSIYHFTDESNLRSIEEYGIQSLSNIIKQSIDVSRFGAESLSHTLDIRRGLDKYVHLSFIKDHPMYHTAKKRNSIIKPVWIELDVSILFDEDTIFCDKVANQNNSNLFKLNNILEFIDFQTLVYEKDFWTRIEARKAEIMALNNIQTNKIKGITYGN; from the coding sequence ATGAGTATAAGAGAAACATTATCAAATTACGGAATTAATTCAATTTATCATTTCACAGATGAATCAAATTTAAGATCAATTGAAGAATATGGTATTCAGTCTTTATCAAATATTATAAAGCAAAGCATTGATGTTTCAAGATTTGGAGCTGAGTCTCTTAGTCATACTTTAGATATAAGAAGAGGGCTTGATAAATATGTTCATCTTTCTTTTATAAAAGACCACCCTATGTATCATACAGCAAAAAAAAGAAATAGTATTATAAAACCTGTATGGATAGAATTAGATGTTTCTATTCTATTTGATGAAGATACTATATTTTGTGATAAAGTTGCAAATCAAAATAATTCTAATTTATTTAAATTAAACAATATATTAGAATTTATAGATTTTCAGACCTTGGTTTATGAAAAAGACTTTTGGACAAGAATTGAAGCAAGAAAAGCTGAGATAATGGCTTTAAATAATATTCAAACAAATAAAATAAAAGGAATTACATATGGCAACTAG
- a CDS encoding DarT1-associated NADAR antitoxin family protein — MATRPIFTTTLTKKSFFREINIDFKFYNGFAVSQKLKSIQSLHENARENGYGNILEVSTKSDNKLGWSLSAFNLLVNFDFDKKISLECAFQGSKVFEGNIQYEDLYFVESIKAKKDIRIRNSGEIIGFEYEGVFWENEPKTAFYDYLYIKTLYSNYPEIIEELIKFDTFTDIEFNPKRSINCQAKTCAILVSLIKQDLLDKAMKTKADFIEIVYKKDPVQLGFNF; from the coding sequence ATGGCAACTAGACCAATTTTTACAACAACATTAACTAAAAAATCTTTTTTTAGAGAAATAAATATAGATTTTAAATTTTATAATGGTTTTGCCGTTTCTCAAAAACTGAAATCTATTCAATCTTTACATGAGAATGCAAGAGAAAATGGTTATGGAAATATATTAGAAGTTTCTACTAAATCAGATAATAAATTAGGATGGAGTTTAAGTGCCTTTAATCTTTTAGTTAATTTTGATTTTGATAAAAAAATATCATTAGAGTGTGCTTTTCAAGGTAGTAAAGTATTTGAAGGAAATATTCAATATGAAGACTTATATTTTGTTGAGAGTATAAAAGCTAAAAAGGACATAAGAATTAGAAACTCAGGAGAAATTATTGGTTTTGAATATGAAGGTGTCTTTTGGGAGAATGAGCCAAAAACAGCATTTTATGATTATCTTTATATAAAAACTCTTTATTCAAATTACCCAGAGATTATTGAAGAACTTATAAAATTTGATACTTTTACCGATATTGAATTTAATCCAAAGAGATCTATAAACTGTCAAGCAAAGACATGTGCAATTCTTGTTTCTTTAATTAAGCAAGATTTACTTGATAAAGCTATGAAAACAAAAGCAGACTTTATTGAAATAGTATATAAAAAAGATCCTGTGCAACTAGGGTTTAATTTTTAA
- a CDS encoding ankyrin repeat domain-containing protein codes for MNDVYKILKEQSIKKIEELTNNGMKITDINLVSLFDKIYEDRDYINVNFLKFLIENEVDINKIDEDGYSALIVSTLKGDFDIVKLLVEYGGDVNNITKDDSTPLLCSLDAENNNFELIKYFVEKGADINYQAEDGFSLFSYLLILSDKSYLNNIEYVSSYYDDISEQDILDLIQYLIDNGADLNSKINNTFSLFAFACIFGNIKMVKLLLENGANPNISIKGKSFFLFLLISSKIFRLVFDNKIPEVLFEIMIKNFEKNKLQVCELLIKYGAEIGMEIIDAAFSMFLFRNKNFVIPKINNMNINYSEKIKGILIFNTFDIKFNTLVFLLKNIEISNYKENIASYLITASKLHDIELIEFLLQYIDTINEYLNTVDSSTILFNLIKSNNYNTLEHLLQKGIGVDLKSCIEVIRIKDIKLINLLIKYIVNDNSKKLMNYCLLYAILVNNLEITKLLIDNGADANYNINYQINGQINSLELHFEIIHLLIDNDIYIKDQINSLSLYNVAHLKGYGEIEDLLELSGANINNPRVEKKTSKLKQDLVNFKNKQKDSELTSHEMLKQDLVNSNDELKDSILRLIEIINFSPFLKDSIDEKSVVGLQKLIEYNFDLKGININDLFINKYPSDFIYEVIRQSNDINTETNDGITPLMFAAKENNSNLIKLLLDKGAKKQLKNKEGRRAKDFANNDIRSLIIKYVVNKYNPQSLVKILTNFTEDKPMKFTTHDWDFGELSKSDYKNFDGYMAEVKTQWLAIKDDLKTLSPNLYKEVYNFLWETDSTEALGWSSMDGLKNWCNAGNKPFDFKDFKEIVNVFKRKIEIRKDTMLEDIFIQERKKLGRKYKVELIKLKGVTFYTDTEKLINVIKTIFSQMHEVERHEYTNIIVEVLGDSTKEFIELKIMQLGAQAGSDAYVMLEEVQNGDFAGIKENLNNLCDWSIESSYEDKNYRVNYLTSNTSETIEELNYKPNGFTHILRFYNK; via the coding sequence ATGAATGATGTCTATAAAATATTAAAAGAACAAAGTATAAAAAAAATAGAAGAACTTACAAATAATGGCATGAAAATAACTGATATTAACTTAGTTTCTTTATTTGACAAAATTTATGAGGATAGAGATTATATTAATGTTAACTTCTTAAAATTTTTAATAGAAAATGAAGTAGATATTAATAAAATAGACGAGGACGGATATTCGGCATTAATAGTTTCGACACTAAAAGGTGATTTTGATATTGTTAAACTTTTGGTTGAATATGGAGGTGATGTTAATAATATAACAAAAGATGACTCAACACCTCTTCTATGTTCTTTAGATGCAGAAAATAATAATTTTGAACTTATTAAATATTTTGTAGAAAAAGGAGCTGATATAAACTATCAGGCCGAAGACGGATTTTCACTCTTTTCTTACTTACTTATCTTAAGTGATAAGTCATATCTTAATAATATTGAATATGTATCTAGTTATTATGATGATATCTCTGAACAAGATATTTTAGATTTAATTCAATATCTCATTGATAATGGAGCAGATCTCAATAGTAAAATTAATAATACCTTCTCTTTATTTGCTTTTGCTTGTATATTTGGAAATATTAAGATGGTAAAGTTATTATTAGAAAATGGTGCCAATCCTAATATATCAATAAAAGGCAAGTCCTTTTTCCTCTTTTTACTCATCTCCTCCAAAATTTTTAGATTAGTTTTTGATAATAAGATACCGGAAGTTCTATTTGAAATCATGATTAAAAATTTTGAGAAAAATAAACTTCAAGTTTGTGAGTTACTTATTAAATATGGTGCAGAAATTGGTATGGAAATAATTGATGCAGCTTTCAGTATGTTTCTATTTAGAAATAAAAATTTTGTTATTCCAAAAATAAATAATATGAATATAAATTATAGTGAGAAAATTAAAGGAATCTTAATTTTTAATACTTTTGATATTAAATTTAATACACTTGTTTTTTTATTAAAAAATATTGAAATAAGTAATTATAAAGAAAATATTGCATCATATCTTATTACTGCAAGTAAACTACATGATATCGAACTTATTGAGTTCTTGTTGCAATATATTGATACTATAAATGAATACTTGAATACTGTAGATAGTTCAACTATTCTCTTTAACTTAATAAAAAGTAATAACTATAATACTCTTGAACACCTATTGCAAAAAGGCATAGGAGTTGATTTAAAATCATGTATTGAAGTTATAAGAATTAAAGACATTAAATTAATTAATCTTCTTATAAAATACATAGTTAATGATAACTCTAAAAAATTGATGAATTATTGTCTTCTTTATGCCATATTAGTTAATAATTTAGAAATTACAAAATTACTTATTGATAATGGTGCTGATGCAAATTATAATATAAATTACCAAATAAATGGTCAAATAAATAGTTTAGAATTGCATTTTGAAATTATTCATTTACTTATTGATAATGATATTTATATAAAAGATCAAATAAATAGTTTATCATTGTACAATGTAGCTCATTTGAAAGGATACGGAGAAATTGAGGATTTACTTGAACTTTCTGGAGCTAATATTAATAATCCAAGAGTTGAAAAAAAAACCTCTAAGTTAAAACAAGATTTAGTAAACTTTAAAAATAAACAAAAGGATTCAGAATTAACATCACATGAAATGTTAAAACAAGATTTAGTAAACTCTAATGATGAACTAAAAGATTCTATATTAAGATTGATTGAAATAATAAATTTCTCTCCATTCTTAAAAGATTCCATTGATGAAAAATCAGTTGTTGGATTACAAAAATTAATTGAATATAATTTTGATTTAAAAGGAATTAACATAAATGATTTATTTATTAATAAATATCCATCAGATTTTATTTATGAAGTAATTAGACAATCTAATGATATCAATACTGAAACTAATGATGGAATAACACCTCTTATGTTTGCTGCAAAAGAAAATAATAGTAATTTAATAAAGTTACTATTAGATAAAGGTGCAAAAAAGCAACTTAAGAATAAAGAAGGTAGAAGAGCCAAAGATTTTGCAAATAATGATATTAGGTCATTGATAATTAAGTATGTTGTCAACAAATACAATCCTCAATCATTAGTAAAAATACTTACAAACTTCACAGAAGATAAACCAATGAAATTTACAACACATGATTGGGATTTTGGAGAATTGTCAAAAAGTGACTATAAAAATTTTGATGGATATATGGCTGAAGTTAAAACACAATGGTTAGCGATTAAAGATGATTTAAAAACACTATCTCCTAATCTATATAAAGAAGTTTATAATTTCTTATGGGAAACAGATTCAACAGAAGCTTTAGGTTGGTCCTCAATGGATGGATTAAAAAATTGGTGTAATGCAGGAAATAAACCTTTTGATTTTAAAGATTTTAAAGAAATAGTAAATGTCTTCAAGCGAAAGATTGAAATTCGTAAAGATACAATGCTTGAAGATATTTTTATTCAAGAGAGAAAAAAATTAGGTAGAAAATATAAAGTAGAATTGATAAAATTAAAAGGTGTTACATTTTATACTGATACTGAGAAATTAATTAATGTAATAAAAACTATTTTTTCACAAATGCATGAGGTGGAACGTCATGAATATACAAATATAATAGTAGAGGTATTAGGAGATTCAACAAAAGAATTTATTGAATTAAAAATTATGCAATTAGGAGCACAAGCAGGAAGTGATGCTTATGTTATGCTAGAAGAAGTACAGAATGGAGATTTTGCTGGTATCAAAGAAAATTTAAATAACCTTTGTGACTGGAGTATTGAGAGTAGTTATGAAGATAAAAACTATAGAGTAAATTATTTAACAAGTAATACTTCTGAAACTATAGAAGAATTAAATTATAAACCAAACGGTTTTACACATATATTAAGGTTTTATAACAAATGA
- a CDS encoding WYL domain-containing protein gives MSKIKNAKNLGKRFTINKEIEQFIKDIQTPFSKYQVDYKSKLIDITIQVSKEKAYFFKVKKYLISQEIINENNDGSLIIQYKLTQEREMEDLIKRWIPFVKVLEPLSLKKAIDDQLITYLSA, from the coding sequence ATATCTAAAATTAAAAATGCTAAAAACCTTGGTAAGAGATTTACAATAAATAAAGAAATTGAGCAATTTATAAAAGATATTCAAACACCATTTAGCAAATATCAAGTTGATTATAAGTCGAAACTTATAGATATAACAATACAAGTAAGTAAAGAAAAAGCATATTTTTTTAAAGTAAAAAAATATTTAATTTCTCAAGAAATAATTAATGAGAATAATGATGGTAGCTTAATTATTCAGTACAAATTAACACAAGAAAGAGAAATGGAAGATTTAATAAAAAGATGGATACCTTTTGTAAAAGTCTTAGAACCATTATCACTTAAAAAAGCTATTGATGATCAGTTAATTACATATCTGTCTGCATAA
- a CDS encoding recombinase family protein encodes MLIGYGRVSKADDSQVLDLQIDALVNEGIKNENIYTDKISGVKEDRPGLDNCLIALRKGDTLVVWKLDRLGRNLKHLISTIDNLNKREIGFKVLTGEGASIDTTTPAGKMIFSIFGAFAEFERELIRERTIAGLKAARARGRKGGRKFQLSKAQVRLAQVAMKNRDTSATELAVELGVTRATLYRYVGPNGELREFGEKVLKL; translated from the coding sequence ATGTTGATTGGTTATGGAAGAGTTTCAAAAGCAGATGATTCACAAGTTTTAGATTTACAAATTGATGCTCTTGTTAATGAAGGCATTAAAAATGAAAATATTTATACAGATAAAATTTCTGGAGTTAAAGAGGATAGACCAGGATTAGATAATTGTTTAATAGCACTTCGAAAAGGAGATACTTTAGTTGTATGGAAATTAGATAGATTAGGAAGAAATTTAAAACATCTCATATCAACTATAGATAATCTAAATAAAAGAGAAATTGGATTTAAAGTCTTAACAGGTGAAGGTGCATCAATTGATACAACTACTCCAGCTGGTAAGATGATATTTTCAATATTTGGAGCATTTGCTGAATTTGAGAGGGAATTAATAAGAGAGAGAACCATTGCAGGATTAAAAGCTGCTCGTGCAAGAGGAAGAAAAGGTGGTAGAAAATTTCAACTTTCAAAAGCACAAGTTAGACTTGCTCAAGTCGCAATGAAAAATAGAGATACTAGTGCAACAGAGTTAGCAGTTGAGTTAGGAGTCACAAGAGCAACTTTATATAGATATGTTGGACCTAATGGTGAATTAAGAGAATTTGGAGAAAAAGTACTAAAACTTTAA
- a CDS encoding recombinase family protein: MLIGYARVSKSDSSQVLDLQIDALKNAGVDEKNIYSDKISGIKEQRPGLENCLKALRKGDILFVWKLDRLGRNLKHLIATIEELAKNDIGFKVLNGQGVDIDTTTPAGKMIFSIFGALAEFERELIRERTKAGIAAARARGRRGGRKFGLSKAQVRLAEASMKNRDTSVTDLCKELNITRATLYQYISPTGELREHAIKVLEK; encoded by the coding sequence ATGCTAATAGGATATGCTCGTGTTTCAAAATCAGATAGTTCACAAGTTTTAGACTTACAAATAGATGCACTTAAAAATGCTGGAGTAGATGAGAAAAATATCTATTCTGATAAAATCTCTGGGATCAAAGAACAAAGACCTGGACTAGAAAATTGTCTAAAAGCTTTAAGGAAAGGTGATATACTATTTGTATGGAAACTTGATAGACTTGGAAGAAATTTAAAACATCTTATTGCTACCATAGAAGAGCTTGCTAAAAATGATATAGGATTTAAAGTTTTAAATGGTCAAGGGGTAGATATAGACACCACAACACCTGCAGGAAAAATGATATTCTCAATATTTGGAGCATTAGCTGAATTTGAAAGAGAACTTATTCGAGAAAGAACAAAAGCAGGTATTGCTGCAGCACGAGCTAGAGGTAGAAGGGGTGGAAGAAAGTTTGGTTTATCTAAAGCACAAGTAAGACTTGCAGAAGCTTCAATGAAAAATAGAGATACGAGTGTTACTGATCTTTGTAAAGAACTCAATATCACAAGAGCAACTTTATATCAGTATATATCACCTACTGGAGAATTGAGAGAACATGCAATTAAGGTACTTGAGAAATAG